One genomic region from Arcobacter sp. LA11 encodes:
- a CDS encoding DUF4212 domain-containing protein: MSPEKAQAYWKENISMIMKLLVVWFVVSYGCGILFINELNAIEISGVKLGFWFAQQGAIYVFVALIFVYVKVMTGIDEKYGVNE; encoded by the coding sequence ATGAGTCCAGAAAAAGCTCAGGCATATTGGAAAGAAAATATTTCAATGATCATGAAACTACTTGTAGTTTGGTTCGTTGTTTCTTACGGATGTGGTATTTTATTCATTAACGAACTTAATGCAATAGAAATAAGTGGTGTTAAGTTAGGATTTTGGTTTGCACAGCAAGGTGCGATTTATGTATTTGTTGCATTAATTTTTGTTTACGTTAAGGTTATGACAGGAATTGATGAAAAATACGGTGTTAACGAATAG
- a CDS encoding response regulator transcription factor: protein MKILLLEDELMLNNAISEYLRDIGHMVESFTDGEEVVNSVDTSFDLLILDINVPKKDGFEILEDLNKKKIYIPTIYISALIDIEDITKAYDLGCREYIKKPFHLEELGIKINQILKKDQNSTSHIRFSENYSYSKDKQTLYFSGEPQTLTKKQLEIIHILALNINMIVDFERFRIDIWGGENIDNPTIRAEISRLKKALKEDFIKNIRGLGYKIDRYYSV from the coding sequence ATGAAAATACTGCTACTTGAAGATGAATTAATGCTAAACAATGCAATATCTGAATATTTAAGAGATATTGGGCATATGGTTGAAAGTTTCACAGATGGTGAAGAAGTTGTTAATAGTGTAGATACAAGTTTTGACTTACTTATTCTAGATATTAACGTACCGAAAAAAGATGGTTTTGAAATATTAGAAGATTTAAATAAAAAGAAAATCTATATTCCTACTATATACATATCAGCGCTTATTGATATAGAAGATATTACAAAAGCATATGATTTAGGATGTAGAGAGTATATTAAAAAACCTTTTCATTTAGAAGAACTAGGTATTAAGATAAATCAAATACTTAAAAAAGACCAAAATAGTACTTCACATATTAGATTTTCTGAAAACTATTCATATTCTAAAGATAAACAAACTCTATATTTTAGTGGAGAACCTCAAACTCTTACAAAGAAACAATTAGAAATTATTCACATACTTGCACTTAATATTAATATGATTGTTGACTTCGAAAGATTTAGAATTGATATCTGGGGTGGAGAGAATATTGATAATCCTACAATAAGAGCAGAGATTTCAAGACTAAAAAAAGCATTAAAAGAAGACTTTATCAAAAATATCAGAGGATTAGGTTACAAAATTGACAGATATTATTCTGTCTAA